From a region of the Candidatus Pelagibacter sp. FZCC0015 genome:
- the rplS gene encoding 50S ribosomal protein L19 codes for MKTIEEINQHNVNKILSEKKIPEFHPGDVVKVGVRITEGKKERIQYFEGVCIAKKSRDLNSSFTVRKISFGEGVERTFPLFGTLIDSIKVIRSGKVRRAKLYYLRDRTGKSARIAEKIRKKIGIDIEAKPETVTEENVAPTVEATKEEAPKAEAAPKEEAALAAEAPKEEQKSESSTEKK; via the coding sequence ATGAAAACAATTGAAGAAATAAACCAGCATAACGTTAACAAAATTCTTTCAGAGAAAAAAATTCCAGAATTTCATCCTGGAGACGTTGTTAAAGTTGGTGTGAGAATTACCGAGGGTAAAAAAGAAAGAATTCAATATTTTGAGGGAGTGTGTATTGCTAAAAAAAGCAGAGATCTAAACTCATCTTTTACGGTTAGAAAAATTTCATTTGGAGAGGGTGTTGAGAGAACTTTCCCACTATTTGGAACTTTAATTGATTCAATTAAGGTTATTAGATCAGGTAAAGTAAGAAGAGCAAAACTTTATTATCTAAGAGACAGAACCGGTAAATCAGCAAGGATTGCAGAAAAAATTAGAAAAAAAATTGGTATTGATATCGAGGCAAAACCAGAAACAGTTACAGAGGAAAATGTAGCTCCCACAGTTGAAGCAACTAAAGAAGAGGCTCCTAAAGCAGAAGCAGCACCTAAAGAAGAGGCGGCTCTAGCAGCAGAGGCTCCTAAAGAAGAACAAAAATCAGAAAGCTCTACAGAAAAAAAATAA
- the ffh gene encoding signal recognition particle protein, producing MFENLTNKFEEIFSSLKKSPSLDEAQVDEGLRGIRQALLEADVSLDVAKDFIEKVKPKALGQEIIRSTSPGDMVVKIVYDELVDLLGSTNNEVNLNAVPPVPMMLVGLQGSGKTTTTAKLAKFLENNKKKKVMMVSLDIYRPAAQEQLRSLGEQNNILTLPIIEGQQPADICRRAISAANLNGAEIILFDTAGRTQIDLQMMSEIKQIEAVINPTETFLVADSLTGQVAASVAKEFKNTVNLSGIILTRADGDARGGAAVSMKYVSNVPIKFLGIGEKIDNLEVFHPDRIANRILGMGDIVSLVEKAAQDLGEENLKKAEENLKKGQFSMEDYLSQLRQMKKMGGIEGIMSFMPGVSKIKSQMDSAGIDESIITKNEAVILSMTKKERENPKIIDGSRKKRIANGSGTDPATINKLLKQFKMMSEMMKKMSKGNLKGMSDKGIPPELFNQLK from the coding sequence ATGTTTGAAAATTTAACAAATAAATTTGAAGAAATTTTTTCTTCTCTAAAAAAGTCCCCTTCACTTGATGAAGCTCAAGTAGATGAAGGCTTAAGAGGCATTAGACAAGCTTTGCTCGAAGCAGATGTTTCTTTGGATGTTGCAAAAGATTTTATCGAAAAAGTTAAACCAAAAGCATTAGGCCAAGAGATTATAAGGTCTACCTCACCAGGGGATATGGTTGTTAAAATTGTTTATGATGAGCTTGTAGACTTATTAGGTTCTACAAATAATGAAGTAAACTTAAACGCAGTACCTCCTGTACCAATGATGTTAGTTGGATTACAAGGTTCTGGTAAAACAACAACAACAGCAAAATTAGCAAAATTTTTAGAAAATAATAAAAAGAAAAAAGTAATGATGGTCAGTCTAGATATTTACAGACCAGCTGCACAAGAACAACTTAGATCTTTAGGAGAACAAAATAATATTTTAACTTTACCTATTATAGAAGGTCAGCAACCTGCTGATATTTGTAGAAGAGCAATAAGTGCTGCTAATTTAAATGGAGCTGAAATAATTTTATTTGATACTGCTGGTAGAACTCAAATCGATTTACAAATGATGAGTGAGATTAAGCAAATTGAAGCTGTCATTAATCCAACAGAAACTTTCTTAGTTGCAGACTCTTTAACAGGTCAAGTTGCAGCCTCAGTGGCAAAAGAATTTAAAAATACAGTTAATTTATCTGGAATTATTTTAACTAGGGCTGATGGTGATGCAAGAGGTGGTGCCGCAGTGAGTATGAAATATGTTTCAAACGTTCCAATTAAATTTTTAGGGATAGGAGAAAAAATAGATAATCTTGAAGTATTCCATCCAGATAGAATTGCAAACAGAATACTAGGTATGGGGGATATCGTATCCCTTGTAGAAAAGGCGGCTCAAGATTTAGGAGAAGAAAATCTTAAAAAAGCAGAGGAAAATTTAAAAAAAGGTCAATTCTCTATGGAAGATTATTTATCTCAATTAAGACAAATGAAAAAAATGGGTGGCATTGAGGGAATTATGTCTTTTATGCCTGGAGTTTCTAAAATTAAATCCCAAATGGATTCAGCGGGAATTGATGAAAGTATAATTACTAAAAATGAAGCTGTTATTTTATCAATGACAAAAAAAGAAAGAGAGAACCCAAAAATAATAGATGGTTCTAGAAAAAAAAGAATTGCTAATGGCTCTGGCACAGATCCGGCCACTATCAATAAATTGCTTAAGCAATTTAAAATGATGTCTGAAATGATGAAAAAGATGTCAAAAGGAAATCTGAAAGGTATGTCAGATAAAGGTATACCGCCAGAGCTATTTAACCAATTAAAGTAA
- the ftsY gene encoding signal recognition particle-docking protein FtsY, producing MGIFEKFKSGFKKSASAFTTGLRDIVVKKEIDDKTLDKIEDYLIQSDVGIVSASEIREIISQTKIDPNKDLTEEINNILKNYIISIMKPLENIEFFKKKEKLNATLISGVNGVGKTTTIGKISKILKGNGNKVMLAASDTFRAAAIEQLENWANKVDVQITKSSQGSDPASVAYKAIEEALNNNFNQVLIDTAGRLQNKKNLMEEYKKIANVTKKIDPDAPHDVILVLDATSGQNVINQVEEFNKIIPITGLIMTKLDGTAKGGILLAVAKKYKLPIIALGLGEKEDDLQIFDAEKFAEAFTQIN from the coding sequence ATGGGAATTTTTGAAAAATTTAAATCAGGTTTTAAAAAAAGCGCCTCAGCTTTTACAACGGGTTTAAGAGATATAGTTGTAAAAAAAGAGATTGATGACAAAACATTAGACAAAATTGAAGATTACTTAATTCAATCAGATGTTGGTATTGTTTCGGCCTCAGAAATAAGAGAAATAATTTCTCAAACAAAAATTGATCCCAATAAAGATTTAACCGAAGAAATAAATAATATTTTAAAAAATTATATTATTTCAATAATGAAACCTTTAGAAAATATTGAATTCTTTAAAAAAAAAGAAAAATTAAATGCAACATTAATTTCAGGTGTTAATGGTGTTGGAAAAACAACTACTATTGGAAAAATAAGTAAAATATTAAAAGGTAATGGAAACAAAGTAATGCTAGCTGCATCAGATACTTTTAGAGCGGCAGCTATAGAACAATTAGAAAATTGGGCAAACAAAGTTGATGTTCAAATTACAAAATCATCTCAAGGCTCTGATCCTGCATCAGTTGCCTACAAGGCTATTGAAGAGGCATTAAACAATAATTTCAATCAAGTTTTAATAGATACAGCTGGGAGGTTACAAAATAAAAAAAATTTGATGGAAGAATATAAAAAAATTGCAAACGTTACTAAAAAAATTGATCCTGATGCTCCACATGATGTTATTTTGGTTTTGGATGCAACTTCAGGTCAAAATGTAATTAATCAAGTTGAAGAATTTAATAAAATTATTCCAATAACTGGTCTTATTATGACAAAGTTAGATGGTACAGCAAAAGGAGGTATCCTTTTAGCAGTTGCTAAAAAATATAAACTACCAATTATTGCCCTTGGATTAGGTGAAAAAGAAGATGATTTGCAAATTTTTGATGCTGAAAAATTCGCAGAAGCATTTACTCAAATTAATTAA
- a CDS encoding acyl-CoA dehydrogenase family protein: MPSYTAPVKDMMFLFEKLRDNKNYNELEKYNEVSADLVKDILEEAAKINQNLILPLAKAGDENPAILENGVVRTPPGYKEAYQKYIEDGWTSLSCDPKYGGQGMPKTVSAFFDEMLSSASLSFKLYSELSIGAYNCINHHASDEIKDKYLPKIVEGKWSGTMCLTEPVCGTDLGLLKTKAVKQSDDTYKISGQKIFITSGDHDLTENIIHLVLARSTDSPAGTKGISLFLVPKFIVNKDGSVGQRNGISTGSIESKMGIKGSATCVLNFDEATGYMIGNKDKGLSAMFTMMNLERIVVGIQGLGISEIAYQNSLAYAKERKQGKTNNSKSTNGADFIIDHADIRRSLLNMKSIIEGERALCFWLSQQTEVSLYHPDEKIKQEALDYVSLMTPVVKSLFTDLAMEITNDAMQIHGGYGYTKDQGIEQLYRDNRITPIYEGTNSVQAADLVFRKLSNKNGDVINKFLDMIKSECDSKNEKVNTFSKELNHYLDILSKFTDWIKDKHKIEKDDVSAAANDYLRSLGYVSIAYAWIKILDVSFSDFEKNKEFYSDKINTAKFYFDKVLPRAEYHYKSAISGSSNIMNFKFN; this comes from the coding sequence ATGCCAAGTTACACCGCACCAGTAAAAGATATGATGTTTCTCTTTGAAAAATTAAGAGACAATAAAAACTATAATGAGCTTGAAAAATATAATGAGGTGAGTGCAGATCTTGTTAAAGATATTTTAGAAGAAGCAGCTAAAATAAATCAAAATTTAATTTTACCTCTTGCTAAAGCAGGTGATGAAAATCCAGCAATATTAGAAAATGGTGTTGTCAGAACACCACCGGGTTACAAAGAAGCATATCAGAAATACATTGAAGATGGTTGGACGTCATTATCTTGTGACCCCAAATATGGAGGCCAAGGAATGCCAAAAACAGTAAGTGCGTTCTTTGATGAAATGCTTTCCTCAGCCAGTTTGTCATTTAAATTATATAGTGAACTTAGTATTGGTGCCTACAATTGTATTAATCATCATGCTTCAGATGAAATTAAAGATAAATATTTACCAAAAATCGTCGAAGGTAAATGGAGTGGCACTATGTGTTTAACAGAACCAGTCTGTGGTACAGACTTAGGTTTGTTAAAAACCAAAGCCGTCAAACAATCTGATGATACCTATAAAATTAGTGGTCAAAAGATTTTTATAACTTCTGGTGATCATGACTTAACTGAAAATATTATTCATTTAGTTTTAGCAAGATCAACAGACTCTCCTGCGGGCACTAAAGGAATTAGTTTATTTTTAGTTCCAAAATTTATTGTAAATAAAGATGGTAGTGTTGGTCAAAGAAATGGAATTTCAACAGGATCTATTGAAAGCAAAATGGGAATTAAGGGTTCAGCAACATGTGTTTTAAATTTTGATGAAGCAACTGGTTATATGATTGGTAACAAAGACAAAGGTCTTAGTGCCATGTTTACCATGATGAACCTTGAGAGAATAGTGGTAGGCATTCAAGGTTTAGGAATTTCTGAAATTGCGTATCAAAACTCACTTGCTTATGCAAAAGAGAGAAAGCAAGGAAAAACAAATAATTCAAAATCTACAAATGGTGCAGACTTTATAATTGATCATGCGGATATTAGAAGATCTTTACTAAATATGAAGTCAATTATTGAGGGAGAAAGAGCATTATGTTTTTGGTTATCACAACAAACTGAGGTGAGTCTTTATCATCCTGATGAAAAGATTAAACAAGAAGCTTTGGATTATGTTTCATTGATGACACCAGTTGTTAAGTCATTATTTACAGATTTAGCTATGGAAATTACGAACGACGCGATGCAAATACATGGTGGATATGGGTACACTAAAGACCAAGGAATAGAGCAATTATATAGAGATAATCGTATTACCCCAATCTATGAAGGAACAAATTCTGTTCAGGCAGCAGATTTAGTATTTAGAAAATTATCAAATAAAAATGGCGATGTTATCAATAAGTTTTTAGATATGATTAAATCTGAATGTGATAGTAAAAATGAAAAAGTAAATACATTTTCAAAAGAATTAAATCATTATTTAGATATTTTATCTAAGTTTACCGACTGGATTAAGGATAAACATAAAATCGAAAAAGACGATGTTAGTGCTGCAGCAAATGATTATTTAAGAAGTCTGGGATATGTTTCAATTGCTTATGCTTGGATCAAAATTTTAGATGTAAGTTTTAGTGATTTTGAAAAAAATAAGGAATTTTATAGTGATAAAATAAATACAGCAAAATTTTATTTTGATAAGGTATTGCCAAGAGCTGAGTATCATTACAAATCCGCTATTTCTGGAAGTTCTAATATAATGAATTTTAAGTTTAATTAA
- the dapF gene encoding diaminopimelate epimerase encodes MDIKAFKMDGLGNDFVIIDNRQTVTNLTKEQIIKICDRKFIGCDQLILIKKNDISDASLEFYNSDGGMSGACGNGTRCIADLLGKENNKKEIVLTTLSGKLKSNIVGDKIVSTEIGVAKTKWNEIPLSKELNTNNLGIKINDKNNKEFSGGIAVNVGNPHVIFFVDNNENFEIEKIGPKIETHSLFPEKCNVTLATVVNKELIKVRVWERGAGLTKACGTAACATAFAAKQNGLINDKVDIEFSTGRLTISIDENNIIHMKGPVSDIEEINFKI; translated from the coding sequence ATGGATATTAAAGCTTTTAAAATGGACGGTTTAGGTAATGATTTTGTCATCATAGATAATAGGCAAACAGTAACAAATTTGACGAAAGAGCAAATAATAAAAATTTGTGACAGAAAATTTATTGGTTGTGACCAATTAATCTTGATTAAAAAAAATGATATTTCAGATGCTTCATTAGAATTTTATAATTCAGATGGAGGAATGTCTGGGGCATGTGGAAATGGTACACGATGTATTGCTGATTTATTAGGCAAAGAAAATAACAAAAAAGAAATTGTCCTAACAACTTTATCTGGAAAATTAAAATCAAATATTGTTGGAGACAAAATAGTCTCTACGGAAATAGGTGTTGCAAAAACTAAATGGAATGAGATTCCATTATCCAAAGAATTAAACACTAATAATTTAGGAATTAAAATTAATGATAAAAATAATAAAGAATTTTCTGGTGGAATAGCTGTAAATGTTGGTAACCCACATGTAATTTTTTTTGTCGATAACAACGAAAATTTTGAAATAGAAAAAATTGGACCAAAAATTGAAACCCACTCTCTATTTCCAGAAAAATGTAATGTTACTTTAGCAACTGTTGTTAACAAAGAATTAATAAAAGTTAGAGTGTGGGAAAGAGGAGCTGGACTTACCAAAGCTTGTGGAACTGCAGCTTGCGCAACAGCTTTTGCCGCAAAACAAAACGGATTGATAAATGATAAAGTTGATATTGAATTTTCTACAGGTAGATTGACAATTTCAATTGATGAAAACAATATTATTCATATGAAAGGACCAGTTTCAGATATTGAGGAGATAAATTTTAAAATTTAA
- the leuB gene encoding 3-isopropylmalate dehydrogenase, which produces MIKVKKRKILLLPGDGIGPEVITEVKKIINWFNDKKSLDFEIDQELVGGCSYDKHGTPITDEVFYKALESEVIMLGAVGGPTWDNLEFSKKPERALLKLRKELKLFANLRPAICFKQLVDASTLKPEVVSGLDIMIVRELTGGIYFGEPRGIKPIENGERKGINTHTYTTSEITRVARIAFDLARKRSNKVTSCEKSNVMEAGQLWKEEVQELHEKEYKDVELSHMLADNCAMQLLRNPKQFDVIVTDNLFGDMLSDQASMLTGSLGLLPSASLGAKNKDGEMRAMYEPIHGSAPDIAGKGIANPIASILSFAMALRYSLDLDKEADILEKAVQDVLNDGLRTKDIMSEGMKETSTSAMGDAIISKLQ; this is translated from the coding sequence ATGATTAAAGTAAAAAAAAGAAAAATACTTTTACTTCCTGGTGATGGTATTGGTCCGGAGGTAATAACAGAGGTAAAAAAAATTATTAACTGGTTTAATGATAAAAAATCTTTAGATTTTGAAATTGATCAGGAGCTAGTTGGTGGTTGTTCTTACGATAAACATGGTACCCCAATCACTGATGAGGTTTTTTACAAAGCACTAGAAAGTGAAGTAATTATGCTTGGAGCAGTCGGTGGTCCTACATGGGATAACCTAGAATTTTCTAAAAAACCAGAAAGAGCATTATTAAAACTTAGAAAAGAATTAAAGCTTTTTGCTAACTTAAGGCCTGCAATTTGTTTTAAACAATTAGTCGATGCTTCAACCCTAAAGCCAGAAGTAGTTTCAGGACTAGATATAATGATAGTAAGAGAGTTAACGGGTGGTATATATTTTGGTGAACCTAGAGGAATTAAGCCAATTGAAAATGGAGAAAGAAAAGGAATTAATACTCACACTTATACGACTAGTGAAATTACTAGAGTAGCTAGGATCGCTTTTGATTTAGCTAGAAAAAGATCAAACAAGGTTACTTCGTGTGAAAAATCAAATGTGATGGAAGCAGGACAATTGTGGAAAGAAGAAGTCCAAGAACTTCATGAAAAAGAATACAAGGATGTAGAATTAAGTCATATGTTAGCAGACAATTGTGCTATGCAGCTTTTAAGAAACCCAAAACAATTTGATGTAATTGTAACAGATAATTTGTTTGGAGATATGTTGTCAGACCAAGCTTCAATGTTAACGGGATCTTTAGGTCTTTTACCATCAGCATCTTTGGGTGCAAAAAATAAAGATGGTGAGATGAGAGCGATGTACGAGCCTATACACGGGTCAGCTCCAGATATAGCTGGTAAAGGGATAGCAAATCCAATTGCTTCTATTTTGAGCTTTGCTATGGCACTGAGGTATTCTTTAGATCTTGATAAAGAAGCAGATATTTTAGAAAAAGCAGTTCAAGATGTTTTAAATGATGGGTTAAGAACTAAAGATATAATGTCAGAAGGCATGAAAGAAACTTCCACTTCAGCAATGGGTGATGCGATAATTTCAAAATTGCAATAA
- the trmD gene encoding tRNA (guanosine(37)-N1)-methyltransferase TrmD, which translates to MWQAQVFTLYPEVFPGPLSKGLYGKALSNNLWKLKVVNIRDAADDKHKTVDDTPYGGGSGMLLKADVLAKSLDENKNESERILYLSPKGKKFDQNLAKELANEKSLSLICGHFEGVDERILSTRNIEEISIGDYVLSGGESAAYVVIDSILRLLPGVLGNENSKLDETFENGLLEYPQYTKPQIWEEKAVPDVLLSGDHNKIKHWRLSQSEAITRVRRPDLWEKYKKN; encoded by the coding sequence ATGTGGCAAGCTCAAGTGTTTACACTTTATCCAGAGGTTTTTCCTGGTCCTTTATCTAAAGGACTTTATGGAAAAGCTTTATCAAATAATTTATGGAAACTTAAAGTTGTAAACATAAGAGATGCAGCTGATGACAAACATAAAACAGTAGATGACACACCTTATGGGGGTGGTTCAGGGATGTTGTTAAAAGCAGATGTTCTTGCAAAGTCTTTAGATGAAAACAAAAATGAGAGTGAGAGAATTTTATACTTATCACCAAAAGGAAAAAAATTTGATCAAAATTTAGCAAAAGAGCTAGCTAATGAAAAATCTCTGTCTTTAATTTGTGGTCATTTTGAAGGTGTGGATGAAAGAATACTTTCAACAAGAAATATAGAGGAAATTAGTATCGGAGATTATGTTTTGTCAGGCGGGGAGTCGGCGGCATATGTAGTTATAGATAGTATTTTAAGATTGCTGCCAGGTGTATTAGGAAATGAAAACTCTAAATTAGATGAAACCTTTGAAAATGGTCTTCTAGAGTACCCTCAGTATACAAAACCTCAAATTTGGGAGGAAAAAGCTGTACCAGACGTGCTATTATCAGGTGATCATAATAAAATTAAACACTGGCGTTTATCTCAATCTGAGGCTATAACACGCGTCCGAAGACCAGATTTATGGGAAAAATATAAGAAGAATTAA
- the leuD gene encoding 3-isopropylmalate dehydratase small subunit, with amino-acid sequence MQKFNKLKSIPAYLPIVNIDTDMIIPKQFLKTIKRTGLGKNLFFEMRYDDQGKEINDFVLNKDPFNQSKILIAGKNFGCGSSREHAPWALLDFGITCVISSSYADIFFSNCFKNGILPIILEEEKIKELSEYANRQEEISIDLQEEKIVYGNNELKFEVDPFKKKCLLEGLDDIALSLKKSEKIEKFEKNLKNEKPWVFND; translated from the coding sequence ATGCAAAAGTTTAATAAATTAAAAAGTATCCCAGCTTATTTACCAATTGTAAATATTGATACAGATATGATAATTCCAAAACAGTTTTTAAAAACTATCAAAAGAACTGGTCTTGGAAAAAATTTGTTTTTTGAAATGAGATATGATGATCAAGGCAAAGAAATAAATGATTTTGTGTTAAACAAAGATCCATTTAATCAATCTAAAATTTTAATTGCTGGAAAAAACTTTGGATGTGGTTCATCAAGAGAACATGCTCCTTGGGCTTTATTAGATTTTGGAATTACTTGTGTAATTAGTTCAAGTTATGCAGATATTTTTTTTAGTAATTGTTTTAAAAATGGAATTTTGCCTATAATCCTTGAAGAAGAAAAAATCAAAGAGCTATCTGAATACGCAAATAGACAAGAAGAAATTTCTATTGATTTGCAAGAGGAAAAAATAGTTTATGGAAATAATGAGCTAAAATTTGAAGTTGATCCATTTAAGAAAAAATGTTTGTTAGAAGGGCTTGATGATATCGCTTTATCACTAAAAAAATCAGAAAAAATAGAGAAATTTGAAAAAAATTTAAAAAACGAAAAGCCTTGGGTATTTAATGATTAA
- the rpsP gene encoding 30S ribosomal protein S16: protein MLKLRLSRGGTKKRPVYKVVVADSRFARDGRFIEKVGFFNPLLPKEKKERVGLEAERIKYWLGQGAQPTTRVARILGENELMPMPANGNNPNKAVPKKERNKKEEDNKEAPKAEAAPAAEAPKEEAPKEETPKAEAPKEEAPKAEAAPAAEAPKAEAPKEEAPKAEAAPAEEKK, encoded by the coding sequence ATGTTAAAATTAAGATTATCAAGAGGTGGAACAAAAAAACGTCCTGTTTATAAAGTTGTTGTTGCCGACAGTCGTTTTGCAAGAGATGGAAGATTTATAGAAAAGGTTGGTTTCTTTAATCCTCTATTACCAAAAGAGAAAAAAGAAAGAGTAGGCCTAGAAGCTGAGAGAATTAAATATTGGCTTGGTCAAGGAGCTCAACCAACAACTAGAGTAGCAAGAATTTTAGGTGAGAACGAACTAATGCCTATGCCTGCAAATGGAAATAATCCAAATAAAGCAGTGCCAAAAAAAGAAAGAAATAAAAAAGAAGAGGATAATAAAGAAGCTCCAAAAGCAGAAGCAGCTCCAGCAGCAGAAGCTCCTAAGGAAGAAGCTCCTAAGGAAGAAACTCCAAAAGCAGAAGCTCCTAAGGAAGAAGCTCCAAAAGCAGAAGCAGCTCCAGCAGCAGAAGCTCCTAAGGCAGAAGCTCCTAAGGAAGAAGCTCCAAAAGCAGAAGCAGCTCCAGCAGAGGAAAAAAAATAA
- the leuC gene encoding 3-isopropylmalate dehydratase large subunit, giving the protein MSTTLYDKIWNDHLVDQQDDGTSLLFVDRHLIHEVTSPQAFEGLRNSNRKVRHPNLTLAVADHNVPTTDRSKGISDEESKIQVDTLEANCKEFGVQLFGMDDKRQGIVHIIGPEQGFTQPGTVIVCGDSHTATHGAFGALAFGIGTSEVEHVLATQTLVQKKAKNFRINVNGELPLGVTSKDVILQIIGKIGTAGGTGSVVEYAGDLIRSLSVEQRMTICNMTIEGGARAGLIAPDEKIFEYLKGKPMSPKDENWDKALNYWETLKTDADASFDKEISLNANEILPMITWGTSPQDVITIDGKVPNPNNETDEDKKNSIERALKYMGLKPDMAATDIKIDKVFIGSCTNGRIEDLREAAKILKNKKVSSHVNAIVVPGSGLVKEQAEQEGLDKIFVSSGFEWREPGCSMCLAMNADKLKPEERCASTSNRNFEGRQGRGGRTHLVSPGMAAAAAISGNLDDVRKYQN; this is encoded by the coding sequence ATGTCTACAACATTATACGATAAAATTTGGAACGATCATCTAGTTGATCAACAAGATGATGGCACATCTTTACTTTTTGTAGATAGACATTTGATTCATGAGGTGACAAGCCCCCAAGCTTTTGAAGGATTAAGAAATTCTAATAGAAAAGTTAGGCACCCAAATTTAACTTTAGCAGTTGCAGATCATAATGTTCCAACAACTGACAGATCAAAAGGTATTTCAGATGAAGAGTCAAAAATTCAAGTAGATACTTTAGAGGCAAATTGTAAAGAATTCGGTGTTCAGTTATTTGGTATGGATGATAAGAGGCAAGGTATCGTTCATATTATAGGACCTGAACAAGGTTTTACTCAACCAGGCACAGTTATTGTTTGTGGAGACAGCCATACAGCAACACACGGAGCATTTGGTGCTTTAGCATTTGGAATAGGAACATCAGAGGTTGAGCATGTTTTGGCAACTCAAACTTTAGTTCAGAAGAAAGCTAAAAATTTTAGAATCAATGTTAATGGTGAACTTCCTTTAGGAGTTACTTCTAAAGATGTAATACTTCAAATAATTGGAAAAATAGGTACAGCAGGTGGTACAGGATCTGTTGTGGAATATGCTGGAGATTTAATAAGATCTTTAAGTGTTGAACAAAGAATGACTATTTGCAATATGACAATTGAAGGTGGTGCAAGAGCAGGGTTAATTGCACCAGATGAAAAAATTTTTGAATATTTAAAAGGAAAACCAATGTCTCCAAAAGATGAAAATTGGGATAAAGCTTTGAACTATTGGGAAACTTTAAAAACAGACGCTGATGCTAGTTTTGATAAAGAAATTAGCCTTAATGCAAATGAAATTTTACCCATGATTACATGGGGTACGTCACCACAAGACGTAATAACAATTGATGGAAAAGTTCCAAATCCAAATAATGAGACCGATGAAGATAAAAAAAATTCAATTGAAAGAGCTTTAAAGTATATGGGTCTAAAACCTGACATGGCAGCCACAGATATAAAAATAGATAAAGTATTTATTGGTAGTTGTACTAATGGCAGAATAGAAGATTTGAGAGAAGCAGCAAAAATCCTAAAAAATAAAAAAGTATCATCGCATGTTAATGCTATAGTAGTTCCAGGGTCAGGCTTAGTTAAAGAACAAGCAGAGCAAGAAGGACTAGATAAAATTTTTGTTAGCTCAGGGTTTGAATGGAGAGAACCAGGTTGCTCTATGTGTTTAGCGATGAATGCCGATAAATTAAAGCCAGAAGAAAGATGCGCCTCTACATCAAATAGAAATTTTGAGGGAAGACAAGGTAGAGGTGGTAGAACTCATCTAGTTAGTCCAGGAATGGCTGCAGCAGCTGCAATTTCAGGTAATCTAGATGATGTCAGAAAGTATCAAAATTAA